The Falco peregrinus isolate bFalPer1 chromosome 9, bFalPer1.pri, whole genome shotgun sequence genome includes a window with the following:
- the LOC101918483 gene encoding uncharacterized protein LOC101918483, producing MVEGNNTFTSMFILLGFTDRADLQMICFVLFLAVYVVTLMGNLGVIILIRTNSCLHTPMYFFLSHLSLLDICYSSTIIPQTLLNFLVEEKVISFIRCAAQLFSFATCATTECYVLAAMAYDRYMAICNPLLYSAVMSQRLCLGMLAGAYLAGVISSTIHTVSIFRLPFCRSKRINHFFCDGPPLLALSCSDTHVNEAIVSAVVGFNVLSTTVFILASYLSILSTVFRISSMADRHKAFSTCTSHLVSIALYYGSSLFMYLRPGSGRSLGHDEVVSMLYSVAVPMLNPLIYTLRNTDVKNTMRKSKGRVISALSTCGSWWAERRGLHCCGEEGLVLHLREERLEMIGGENFTVLSGFILLGFSDAPELQTTIFTIFLCLYVLMVLGNLMIILLINTDPQLHTPMYFFLTHLSFVDFCLSSTVVPKALETFLLGRSHISFLGCLAQVYFFVALMICECFLLGVMAYDRYMAVCKPLLYTTAMSRVRCYGMMVLVYTMGLLSSLVHTILAGRLSFCRARSINHFFCELPTLLQLSCSDTRANQILQVFNAGLNAVGSSLMILVSYTYILHAALQIPLVRRRLKAFSTCTSHLVAITIFYVPAVLAYVQPHQASRWDQAKLASVCYATLTPTLNPFIYSLRNKEVKGALRRLWVRKLVPHLSRL from the exons ATGGTTGAAGGTAACAATACGTTTACATCCATGTTTATTCTCCTGGGCTTCACAGACCGAGCAGACCTGCAGATGATATGCTTTGTCTTATTTCTTGCTGTCTATGTGGTCACTTTAATGGGAAATCTGGGAGTAATTATATTAATCAGAACCAATTCATGcctgcacacccccatgtacttcttcctaaGCCACTTGTCTCTCCTGGACATCTGCTACTCCTCTACCATCATCCCTCAAACCTTGCTGAACTTTTTGGTGGAGGAGAAGGTTATTTCTTTCATTAGGTGTGCTGCTCAGCTCTTCTCCTTTGCCACCTGTGCCACCACTGAGTGCTATGTGCTGGCTGCTATGGCTTATGATCGCTACATGGCCATCTGTAACCCCCTGCTCTACTCTGCGGTCATGTCCCAGCGCCTTTGCCTTGGGATGCTGGCTGGTGCCTACTTGGCTGGTGTGATCAGCTCCACCATACACACGGTTTCCATCTTTCGTCTCCCGTTCTGCCGGTCCAAGAGGATCAACCATTTCTTCTGTGATGGCCCACCGCTGCTAGCCCTCTCCTGCTCTGACACCCATGTCAACGAGGCAATTGTTTCTGCTGTGGTGGGGTTCAATGTGCTAAGCACCACAGTCTTCATCCTAGCCTCCTACTTGTCCATCCTCTCCACTGTCTTCAGGATCTCCTCCATGGCTGATCGGCACAAAGCCTTCTCCACCTGTACCTCTCACCTGGTCTCCATCGCTCTGTACTACGGCAGCTCCCTCTTTATGTACCTGCGCCCTGGCTCCGGACGCTCCCTGGGCCATGACGAGGTGGTCTCCATGCTGTACAGCGTTGCAGTCCCCATGCTGAACCCTCTCATCTACACCCTCAGGAACACCGATGTGAAGAACACCATGAGGAAATCCAAAGGTAGGGTCATCTCCGCTTTGTCCACCTGTGGTTCCTGGTGGGCTGAAAGGAGAGGGTTACACTGCTGTGGTGAGGAGGGCTTGGTATTGCACCTTCGGGAGGAAAGGTTAG AAATGATAGGTGGAGAAAACTTCACCGTCTTGTCTGGCTTCATCCTTTTGGGCTTCTCTGATGCCCCAGAGCTACAAACCACCATCTTCACAATTTTCTTATGCCTGTATGTTTTAATGGTGCTGGGGAACCTGATGATTATCCTGCTCATTAACACTGACCCCCAGCTCCACACCCCCATGTATTTCTTCCTGACCCACTTATCTTTCGTAGATTTTTGCCTCTCCTCTACTGTTGTCCCAAAAGCACTGGAGACCTTCCTTCTGGGGAGAAGCCACATCTCTTTTTTGGGTTGCTTGGCCCAGGTATATTTTTTTGTAGCTTTGATGATCTGTGAGTGCTTCCTCCTGGGGGTGATGGCTTATGACCGGTACATGGCTGTGTGCAAGCCGCTGCTTTACACCACTGCCATGTCCAGGGTGCGTTGCTATGGCATGATGGTGCTGGTGTACACCATGGGCTTACTCAGCTCCCTGGTGCACACCATCCTGGCGGGGAGGTTGTCATTCTGCCGGGCCAGAAGCATCAACCACTTCTTCTGCGAGCTACCCACCCTgttgcagctctcctgctcagaCACCCGTGCAAACCAGATCTTGCAGGTTTTCAACGCTGGGCTTAACGCTGTGGGCTCTTCCCTGATGATCCTGGTTTCCTACACCTACATCCTCCATGCTGCCCTGCAAATCCCTTTGGTCAGGAGGAGGCTTAAAGCTTTCTCCACCTGCACCTCCCACCTGGTTGCCATCACCATCTTCTATGTGCCGGCGGTGCTCGCTTATGTCCAGCCTCACCAGGCGAGCCGGTGGGACCAGGCGAAGCTGGCCTCAGTCTGTTACGCCACCCTGACCCCCACGCTCAACCCCTTCATCTACAGCCTGAGGAACAAGGAGGTGAAGGGGGCCCTGAGGCGCCTGTGGGTGCGAAAGCTGGTGCCCCATCTATCCAGGCTTTGA
- the LOC101918310 gene encoding olfactory receptor 1052-like → MAQGNHTTVTQFVLLGLTSDPKLQTPLFIIFLMIYLVTLMGNLGLITLIETNPRLHTPMYFFLCNLSVVDLCYSCVFSPKLLIGFLMEKKTISYSACFAQHFFFLMFVTTEVFLLAVMAYDRYVAVCNPLLYTALMPRSVCTQLVAGSYIGGVLNSLIQTCCLLPLPFCGPNTINHYFCDTNPLLKLTCSDNHLNELLLVTFNGTISMSVLFIIIISYVHILFSILRIRSAGGRRKAFSTCASHLLTITLFYVPAGLSHMQPGSKYSVEMEKVTAVFYTLIVPMLNPLIYSLRNKEVKDALRKATANKVFVRCLLTKLTQTSQ, encoded by the coding sequence ATGGCTCAAGGCAATCACACCACAGTGACCCAGTTTGTCCTCCTAGGACTAACAAGTGACCCTAAGCTGCAGACTCCTCTCTTCATAATCTTCTTAATGATTTATCTCGTCACTCTGATGGGCAATCTTGGGCTGATAACCTTGATCGAGACCAACCCCCGGCTGCACACtcccatgtacttcttcctttGCAACCTGTCTGTTGTTGATCTTTGCTACTCCTGTGTCTTTTCTCCAAAGCTGCTTATTGGCTTcttgatggaaaagaaaaccatttcttACTCTGCCTGCTTCGcccagcatttctttttccttatgtttgTGACCACAGAGGTGTTCCTGCTGGCTGTGATGGCATATGACCGCTATGTCGCTGTTTGCAACCCGCTTCTCTACACTGCTTTGATGCCCAGGAGTGTCTGCACTCAGCTGGTGGCTGGGTCATACATAGGGGGGGTTCTGAACTCACTAATCCAAACGTGTTGCTTGCTGCCATTGCCTTTTTGTGGACCAAATACCATCAACCATTACTTCTGTGACACTAACCCTCTGCTGAAACTCACCTGCTCCGACAACCACCTCAATGAGCTTCTGCTTGTAACCTTCAACGGAACCATTTCCATGTCTGTgcttttcatcatcatcatctccTACGTACACATCCTTTTCTCCATCCTGAGGATTAGGTCTGCTGGAGGAAGGCGCAAAGCCTTCTCCACCTGTGCCTCCCACCTGCTGACCATTACCTTGTTCTACgtgcctgcagggctgagccacATGCAGCCAGGCTCCAAGTACTCGGTGGAGATGGAGAAAGTCACTGCTGTGTTTTACACCTTGATCGTCCCCATGCTCAACCCTCTGATCTACAGCCTGAGGAACAAGGAAGTCAAAGATGCCCtgagaaaagcaacagcaaataaagTTTTTGTGAGGTGCCTGCTGACCAAActgacccaaaccagccaaTAA